The Ictidomys tridecemlineatus isolate mIctTri1 chromosome 6, mIctTri1.hap1, whole genome shotgun sequence genome includes a region encoding these proteins:
- the LOC101964967 gene encoding putative taste receptor type 2 member 33, with protein sequence MVNVLANIASILIIVELVIGNFANVFIALVNCIDLINGQRISSADGILSALAVSRIGLLWAISINWYFTVFNSDIYRKQTEIIIRIAWAVTNHLSTWLATSLSIFYLLKIANFSNFVFLYLKKKERSVILVIMLGTLMLLFPHLVIASILETMQMNENIGNVTRNTKLKDITNFLNMTAFTLLNSIPFFISLICVLLLIYSLCKHLRRMRLHGKGSQDPSTKVLVKALQTVISFLLLFALYFVSLTISGWNSKKPVMLLCHAAGLLYPSSHSFVLIWGNKKLKETFVSVFWQARWCLKERKPPSPQMNNNDTR encoded by the coding sequence ATGGTTAATGTACTAGCAAACATTGCTTCCATTCTCATAATAGTAGAACTTGTCATTGGAAATTTTGCCAATGTCTTCATAGCCCTGGTGAACTGCATTGACTTGATCAACGGACAAAGGATCTCCTCAGCTGATGGAATTCTCTCCGCTCTGGCTGTCTCCAGAATTGGTTTGTTATGGGCAATATCAATAAATTGGTATTTTACTGTGTTCAATTCAGATATatacagaaaacaaacagaaattattATACGTATTGCCTGGGCAGTAACCAACCATTTAAGCACCTGGCTTGCTACCAGCCTCAGCATATTTTATTTGCTCAAGATAGCCAATttctccaactttgtttttctttacctaaagaagaaagagaggagtGTCATTCTTGTGATAATGTTGGGGACTTTAATGCTTTTGTTTCCTCATCTTGTGATAGCAAGCATTTTGGAGACAATGCAGATGAACGAAAACATAGGGAATGTGACTCGGAATACTAAACTGAAGGACATCACaaactttttaaatatgactGCATTCACTCTACTGAACTCCATACCCTTTTTTATATCCCTCATATGTGTTCTGCTGTTAATCTATTCCCTGTGTAAACATCTCAGGAGGATGCGGCTCCACGGCAAAGGATCCCAAGACCCGAGCACCAAGGTCCTTGTGAAGGCCCTGCAAACGGTGATCTCCTTTCTCTTGTTATTTGCTTTGTACTTTGTGTCCTTAACTATATCAGGTTGGAATTCTAAGAAGCCTGTCATGCTACTGTGCCATGCTGCTGGCCTGCTCTATCCTTCAAGCCATTCTTTTGTCCTGATTTGGGGAAACAAGAAGCTGAAAGAGACCTTTGTGTCAGTTTTCTGGCAGGCAAGATGGTGTCTGAAAGAACGGAAACCACCAAGTCCACAGATGAATAACAATGACACCCGGTGA
- the LOC101965262 gene encoding taste receptor type 2 member 14, translating to MNLIILRTLEIILSVEFIIGTLGNAYIALVNCMDWIKRRKISLADQILTALALSRIGVLWSIIIALVISLQNQDLWMTEKIIRTINLSWTVTNHFSLWLASSLGIFYFLKIANFSNSAFLYLKWRVKKVVSMTLLVSLVLLFFNTVLINTQIDAWVCGYKGNLSYSFCSRKFERLSRISVIINTVFLSAPFTVSLVTFLLLIFSLWKHLKRMQHSAKGSRDASTVAHVKALQTVIAFLLLYAIYFLSLVKFWVSQFGTKSVIVLFCLAAGIVFPSGHPFVLILGNSKLRQATLSVLGRLKCRFKDVDP from the coding sequence ATGAATCTTATCATACTGAGAACACtggaaattattttaagtgtGGAATTCATAATTGGAACTTTAGGAAATGCATACATAGCACTGGTGAACTGCATGGACTGGATCAAGAGAAGAAAGATCTCTTTAGCTGACCAAATCCTCACTGCTTTGGCACTTTCCAGAATTGGTGTACTCTGGTCAATAATCATAGCTCTAGTGATATCTTTGCAGAACCAAGATTTGTGGATGACTGAAAAAATCATAAGAACGATTAATCTTTCTTGGACGGTGACCAACCATTTCAGCCTCTGGCTTGCCTCAAGTCTGggcatcttttattttctcaagatAGCTAATTTTTCTAACTCTGCTTTTCTTTACCTAAAGTGGAGAGTTAAAAAGGTGGTGTCAATGACCCTGCTGGTGTCTCTGGTCCTCCTGTTTTTCAACACTGTACTTATAAACACACAAATTGATGCCTGGGTTTGTGGATATAAAGGAAACCTGTCTTACAGTTTCTGTTCGAGGAAGTTTGAACGACTTTCTAGGATTAGTGTCATCATCAACACTGTTTTCCTTTCTGCACCTTTCACTGTGTCCCTGGTCACTTTTCTCCTGCTCatcttctctctgtggaaacatcTGAAGAGGATGCAGCACAGTGCCAAAGGATCCAGAGACGCCAGCACCGTGGCCCACGTGAAAGCCTTGCAAACTGTGATCGCCTTCCTGCTACTGTATGCcatttactttctgtctcttgtgAAATTTTGGGTCTCTCAGTTTGGGACAAAAAGtgtgattgttttgttttgtttggctgcTGGAATAGTTTTCCCTTCAGGTCACCCATTTGTCCTGATTCTGGGAAACAGTAAACTGAGGCAGGCTACTCTGTCAGTGCTGGGGCGACTGAAGTGCAGGTTCAAAGATGTGGACCCCTAA
- the LOC101965559 gene encoding taste receptor type 2 member 140 — protein sequence MNSVVQNIFGVILNVELVIGSLGNGFIALVNCVDWVKRRKISLVDQILTGLALSRIVMLWSNMVYLLVSSLYPGLMMTGNMLRIIFSIWTAANYISVWLATSLSIFYFFKIANFSYSFFLYLRWRVRIVISAILLVSLVLLFLNIRIISTKFDVWNSGYKGNLSYSSSLSNVEHLCNLFFINSMFMLMPFIVSLTTILLLIFSLWKHLKRMQHSARGSRDASTTAHVKALQTVTAFLLLYVIYFLSHFVQVWKFPEKHLIVSLIWVIGIAFPSGHSFVLILGNSKLRQASQSVLWWLRCWSKDVGPSDP from the coding sequence ATGAATAGTGTTGTACAGAACATATTTGGAGTCATTTTAAATGTGGAGTTAGTAATCGGGAGTTTAGGAAATGGATTCATAGCACTGGTGAACTGTGTGGACTGGGTCAAGAGAAGAAAGATCTCCTTAGTTGATCAAATCCTCACTGGTTTGGCACTCTCCAGAATTGTTATGCTCTGGTCAAACATGGTGTATTTATTGGTATCTTCACTATACCCAGGTTTAATGATGACTGGAAATATGTTAAGAATCATTTTTAGTATCTGGACAGCAGCCAACTATATCAGTGTCTGGCTTGCTACAAGCCttagcatcttttattttttcaagatagctaacttttcttattctttttttctttacctaaGGTGGAGAGTTAGAATAGTTATTTCAGCGATACTGCTGGTGTCTCtggttctattatttttaaatattaggatTATAAGCACAAAATTTGATGTCTGGAATAGTGGATATAAAGGAAACCTGTCTTACAGTTCCAGTTTGAGCAACGTTGAACATCTTTGCAACCTCTTTTTTATCAACTCTATGTTCATGCTCATGCCTTTTATTGTGTCCCTGACAACTATTCTCCTGCTCatcttctctctgtggaaacatcTGAAGAGGATGCAGCACAGTGCTAGAGGATCCAGGGACGCCAGCACCACGGCCCACGTGAAAGCCTTGCAAACTGTGACTGCCTTTCTGCTACTGTATGTCATTTACTTTCTGTCACATTTTGTACAAGTTTGGAAGTTTCCGGAGAAACATCTGATTGTTTCATTGATCTGGGTTATAGGAATAGCTTTTCCCTCAGGCCACTCATTTGTCCTGATTCTGGGAAACAGTAAACTGAGACAGGCCTCTCAGTCAGTACTGTGGTGGCTGAGGTGCTGGTCCAAAGATGTGGGACCATCGGATCCCTAA